One Peptococcus niger genomic window carries:
- the rpsJ gene encoding 30S ribosomal protein S10: MARNKIRIRLKAFDHKLLDQSATKIVETAKKTGATVAGPIPLPTEKSVFTVLRSPHVNKDSREQFERRTHKRLVDITEHTNKTVEALMRLDLPSGVEIEIKL, from the coding sequence ATGGCAAGAAACAAAATCAGAATTCGGTTAAAGGCTTTTGATCACAAGTTGCTGGATCAAAGCGCAACCAAGATTGTCGAAACGGCGAAGAAAACCGGCGCTACGGTGGCCGGCCCCATTCCCCTGCCGACTGAAAAAAGCGTTTTCACGGTTCTGCGTTCACCGCATGTCAACAAGGACAGCCGCGAACAGTTTGAACGCCGCACCCACAAACGTTTGGTTGACATTACCGAACACACCAATAAGACGGTTGAAGCGCTGATGCGCCTTGACTTGCCCAGTGGTGTCGAAATTGAAATCAAACTGTAA
- the rplC gene encoding 50S ribosomal protein L3: MKAILGKKIGMTQIFTPEGALIPVTAIEAGPCYVTQVKTHDTDGYEAVQVGFGAVKPVRVNKPMQGHFDKAGVAAARYLREFRVDDASEFTTGQTIAADVFEAGDKIDVTGTSKGKGFAGTIKRYGAQRGPMSHGSKHKRKAGSLGAAGPSHVFKGHHAPGRKGGAKTTVQNLEVVKVDLENNLILVKGAVPGAKKSLVVLKTSVKSK, encoded by the coding sequence ATGAAAGCGATTTTAGGTAAAAAGATCGGGATGACCCAGATCTTTACGCCCGAAGGGGCGCTCATTCCGGTGACCGCTATTGAAGCAGGTCCCTGCTATGTAACCCAAGTTAAAACTCATGATACCGACGGCTACGAAGCTGTGCAAGTCGGCTTTGGCGCTGTGAAACCGGTCCGTGTCAACAAACCCATGCAGGGGCATTTTGATAAAGCCGGCGTGGCTGCAGCGCGCTACTTGCGCGAATTTCGTGTGGATGATGCATCCGAATTCACAACCGGCCAAACCATCGCTGCCGATGTGTTTGAAGCGGGCGATAAGATTGATGTAACCGGGACAAGCAAGGGGAAAGGCTTTGCCGGCACCATCAAACGTTACGGTGCACAACGCGGGCCCATGTCCCACGGTTCCAAACACAAACGTAAAGCAGGTTCCCTCGGCGCTGCCGGTCCAAGCCATGTCTTTAAAGGACACCATGCCCCGGGCCGCAAGGGCGGTGCTAAAACGACCGTTCAAAATTTGGAAGTCGTTAAGGTTGACTTGGAAAACAACTTGATCTTGGTCAAAGGTGCTGTACCGGGGGCTAAGAAAAGCTTGGTCGTCTTAAAAACCAGCGTCAAGTCGAAATAG
- the rplD gene encoding 50S ribosomal protein L4, whose amino-acid sequence MPKVNLYNMEGASLGELELSEKVFGAEANEAVVHEVVVAYLAGLRRGTSSTKSRGEVRGGGRKPWRQKGTGRARVGTIRSPLWRGGAIIFGPKPRNYEKGLNKKKVLVALRSALSAKVAEDALLVVDELTFQAPKTKDMLKVLDALKSTGKFLLVLNETDDVVAKSARNIPGSAITTVNGLTTYDVLHADKLIITKEALAKVEEVLA is encoded by the coding sequence ATGCCAAAAGTTAATTTGTACAATATGGAAGGCGCAAGCTTAGGTGAGCTTGAACTTTCCGAAAAGGTCTTCGGCGCCGAAGCAAATGAGGCTGTCGTGCACGAAGTGGTTGTTGCTTACCTCGCCGGCTTGCGCCGTGGGACCAGCAGCACGAAAAGTCGCGGTGAAGTGCGTGGCGGCGGTCGCAAACCGTGGCGCCAGAAAGGCACAGGCCGTGCACGCGTGGGTACGATTCGTTCTCCGCTATGGCGCGGTGGGGCCATTATTTTTGGGCCGAAACCGAGAAACTATGAAAAAGGTTTAAATAAGAAAAAAGTGCTGGTCGCTTTACGCAGTGCCTTGTCCGCCAAGGTGGCGGAAGATGCCCTTCTGGTGGTTGATGAATTGACCTTCCAGGCACCGAAAACCAAGGACATGTTAAAGGTGCTGGATGCCTTGAAATCCACCGGTAAGTTCCTCTTGGTGCTCAACGAAACGGATGATGTGGTCGCTAAAAGCGCCCGCAACATTCCCGGCTCTGCGATTACAACGGTTAATGGGTTAACCACGTATGATGTTTTGCACGCCGATAAATTGATCATCACGAAAGAAGCGCTTGCAAAAGTCGAGGAGGTGCTGGCGTAA
- the rplW gene encoding 50S ribosomal protein L23 encodes MKLARDIIIKPIITEKSVDLMQENKYCFKVASDANKIEIQKAIEEIFKVHVVRVNTMNVKGKKKRVGRSVGMTSGYQKAIVTLAEGDSIEIFEGM; translated from the coding sequence ATGAAACTGGCACGAGATATTATCATCAAACCGATCATAACGGAAAAATCCGTTGACTTGATGCAGGAAAACAAGTACTGCTTCAAGGTTGCATCGGATGCCAATAAAATCGAAATCCAAAAAGCGATCGAAGAGATTTTTAAAGTGCATGTTGTCCGTGTGAACACCATGAATGTCAAGGGTAAAAAGAAACGGGTTGGTCGGTCTGTAGGGATGACCTCCGGTTATCAAAAAGCCATTGTTACCCTGGCAGAAGGCGACAGCATCGAAATCTTCGAAGGCATGTAA
- the rplB gene encoding 50S ribosomal protein L2 produces MALKSFKPTSAGVRHMTVSSFSEVTTDKPEKSLLEPLNKKAGRNSRGVITVRHHGGGHKRKYRIIDFKRNKDGVPARVATIEYDPNRSARIALLHYVDGEKRYIIAPNGLKVGDFVHSGSDADIKTGNCLPLANIPNGTFIHNIELQPGKGGQLCRSAGVSAQLMAKEGKYGTVRLPSGEMRRILLTCRATIGEVGNSEHANISIGKAGRSRWMNKRPHVRGSVMNPNDHPHGGGEGRAPVGRKSPVSPWGKVAHGGKTRNPKKLSNQFIVRSRKGK; encoded by the coding sequence ATGGCACTGAAATCATTTAAACCGACTTCTGCCGGTGTACGTCATATGACGGTCTCTTCGTTTTCGGAAGTGACCACCGACAAGCCGGAGAAATCGCTTCTTGAGCCGCTGAATAAAAAAGCCGGCCGCAACAGCCGCGGCGTCATTACGGTACGTCATCACGGCGGCGGTCATAAAAGAAAATACCGCATCATTGATTTTAAACGCAACAAAGACGGCGTTCCGGCACGTGTGGCAACGATCGAATACGATCCGAACCGCAGCGCCCGCATCGCTCTTTTACACTATGTAGATGGCGAAAAACGCTACATTATCGCACCGAACGGCTTAAAAGTGGGTGACTTCGTTCACTCCGGCAGCGATGCCGACATTAAAACCGGCAACTGCCTGCCCTTAGCCAACATCCCCAACGGGACCTTTATCCACAACATTGAGCTGCAACCCGGTAAAGGCGGACAACTGTGCCGCAGCGCCGGCGTCAGCGCTCAGTTGATGGCTAAAGAAGGCAAGTACGGTACCGTTCGCCTGCCGAGTGGCGAAATGCGCCGCATTTTACTCACCTGCCGGGCTACCATTGGTGAAGTCGGCAACAGTGAACACGCCAATATCTCCATCGGTAAAGCCGGCCGTTCTCGCTGGATGAACAAACGCCCGCATGTTCGCGGTTCCGTTATGAACCCGAACGATCACCCCCATGGTGGTGGTGAAGGTCGTGCACCTGTCGGCCGTAAATCACCTGTATCTCCTTGGGGTAAGGTGGCTCACGGTGGCAAGACCCGTAATCCGAAGAAACTGAGCAACCAGTTCATCGTCAGATCCAGAAAAGGCAAATAA
- the rpsS gene encoding 30S ribosomal protein S19: MSRSLKKGPFVDEKLYNRVVQMNDANEKSVIKTWSRASTIFPEFVGHTFAVHDGRKHIPVYVTEDMVGHKLGEFAPTRTFRGHGGSEKSSGLK; the protein is encoded by the coding sequence ATGAGCAGATCGTTAAAGAAGGGACCCTTTGTAGACGAAAAGCTTTACAACCGTGTCGTTCAAATGAACGATGCCAATGAAAAATCGGTTATTAAGACCTGGAGTCGCGCATCGACGATTTTCCCTGAATTCGTCGGTCACACCTTTGCCGTGCACGATGGCAGAAAACACATTCCCGTGTACGTCACCGAGGACATGGTCGGTCATAAGCTGGGCGAATTCGCCCCGACCCGGACATTCCGCGGCCACGGCGGCAGCGAAAAATCCAGTGGGTTAAAATAG
- the rplV gene encoding 50S ribosomal protein L22, which produces MEAKASAKFVRISPLKARQVVDLIRGKSVEEAMITLKFTAHKASPIVEKVLKSAVANAEHNYDMSTDSLYISCATVDQGPSIKRFKPRAMGRADGITKKTSHITITVAER; this is translated from the coding sequence GTGGAAGCAAAAGCCAGTGCAAAATTTGTGCGTATTTCACCGCTGAAAGCCCGTCAGGTTGTTGACCTGATCCGTGGCAAAAGCGTTGAAGAAGCCATGATCACTTTGAAATTTACCGCTCACAAGGCCTCTCCTATTGTCGAAAAGGTGCTGAAGAGCGCCGTCGCCAATGCTGAACATAATTATGATATGAGCACGGATTCCTTGTACATTTCCTGTGCCACCGTTGACCAGGGCCCGTCCATCAAGCGCTTTAAACCGCGCGCCATGGGCCGTGCCGACGGAATTACAAAAAAGACCAGTCATATCACGATTACGGTCGCTGAGAGATAG
- the rpsC gene encoding 30S ribosomal protein S3, whose protein sequence is MGQKVNPIGMRVGIIRDWDARWYADDKNYVDLLHEDFQIREFVKKKLFESGVSSIIIERTGTTKVKVTIHTAKPGIVIGKNGSAIEVLRAQLEKMTGKSVSISVMEVKRPEADAQLIAESIAEALVRRVAFRRAIKQALQRAGKAGVKGVKVAVSGRLGGADIARTEWATEGKVPLHTLRADIDYGFYEADTTYGKIGVKVWTYKGEILADAPGNQRKEGGR, encoded by the coding sequence GTGGGTCAAAAAGTCAATCCGATTGGCATGCGCGTCGGCATCATCCGTGACTGGGATGCCAGATGGTATGCTGATGATAAAAATTATGTGGATCTTTTACATGAAGACTTTCAAATTCGCGAATTCGTCAAGAAAAAACTTTTCGAAAGTGGCGTTTCCTCCATTATTATTGAAAGAACCGGCACGACAAAAGTTAAAGTGACGATCCATACCGCAAAACCGGGCATTGTTATCGGTAAAAACGGTTCCGCCATTGAAGTCCTTCGTGCTCAACTTGAAAAAATGACCGGCAAGAGCGTATCCATCAGCGTTATGGAAGTCAAACGTCCTGAAGCCGATGCCCAACTCATTGCTGAAAGTATTGCAGAAGCCCTGGTGCGTCGTGTGGCTTTCCGCCGCGCAATCAAACAAGCCCTGCAACGTGCCGGCAAAGCCGGTGTTAAAGGCGTTAAAGTTGCCGTTAGCGGCCGTTTAGGCGGGGCAGACATTGCCCGCACCGAATGGGCGACTGAAGGCAAAGTGCCGCTGCACACCCTGCGTGCCGATATTGATTACGGCTTTTATGAAGCCGATACCACCTATGGTAAAATCGGCGTTAAAGTTTGGACCTATAAAGGTGAAATTCTCGCAGATGCGCCCGGCAATCAACGTAAAGAAGGAGGCCGGTAA
- the rplP gene encoding 50S ribosomal protein L16, whose amino-acid sequence MLMPKRTKWRRPHRRSLKGKAHRGTKVTYGEFGLQATSGHWVTSRQIEAARIAMTRYIKRGGQVWIKIFPDQPVTAKPAEVRMGSGKGAPDYWVAIVKPGRVMFEIGGVPEHIAREALRLAAHKLPLTCKIVKREEMEGDQSEG is encoded by the coding sequence ATGTTAATGCCTAAAAGAACCAAATGGCGCCGCCCCCATCGCAGAAGCTTGAAGGGCAAAGCCCATCGCGGAACCAAGGTCACCTATGGTGAGTTCGGTCTGCAGGCCACCAGTGGCCATTGGGTAACCAGTCGCCAAATTGAAGCCGCCCGTATTGCAATGACACGTTACATTAAGCGTGGCGGTCAAGTCTGGATTAAAATTTTCCCGGACCAACCGGTTACGGCAAAGCCTGCCGAAGTCCGCATGGGTTCCGGTAAAGGGGCTCCCGACTACTGGGTGGCCATTGTTAAGCCGGGCCGTGTGATGTTTGAAATCGGCGGCGTACCGGAACATATTGCGCGTGAAGCATTGCGCTTGGCTGCCCACAAGTTGCCCCTGACTTGCAAAATCGTCAAACGTGAGGAAATGGAGGGCGATCAGAGTGAAGGCTGA
- the rpmC gene encoding 50S ribosomal protein L29 produces the protein MKAEALRDLSMDELNKKVLDLKEELFNLRFQMATGQLENPMQLKQVRKDIARAKTVIREREIAGDLD, from the coding sequence GTGAAGGCTGAAGCTTTAAGAGATCTCTCAATGGATGAGTTAAATAAAAAAGTTCTGGACCTCAAAGAAGAGCTTTTCAACCTGCGTTTCCAAATGGCAACCGGTCAGCTTGAAAATCCCATGCAGCTTAAACAGGTCCGTAAAGATATCGCCCGCGCAAAAACCGTGATTCGCGAACGCGAAATCGCCGGCGATCTTGACTGA
- the rpsQ gene encoding 30S ribosomal protein S17 — MAERNLRKVRYGTVASDKMDKTIVVAVDSHSPHPLYGKIAKHTKKYKVHDENNEAKLGDRVKIMETRPLSKTKRWRLDSIIERADIV; from the coding sequence ATGGCAGAACGCAATTTAAGAAAAGTCCGCTACGGTACTGTTGCCAGTGACAAGATGGACAAGACCATCGTTGTCGCCGTGGACAGCCATTCTCCCCATCCTCTGTACGGCAAAATCGCTAAACACACGAAAAAGTACAAAGTGCACGATGAAAACAACGAAGCCAAGCTTGGCGATCGGGTTAAAATTATGGAAACACGCCCCCTTTCCAAAACCAAAAGATGGCGTCTGGATTCCATCATCGAACGCGCTGACATTGTGTAG
- the rplN gene encoding 50S ribosomal protein L14, with protein sequence MIQQETRLKVGDNTGAKELLCIRVLGGTKRRYASVGDVIVCSVKEATPGGVVKKGEVVKAVVVRTKRAVKRADGSYIRFSENAAVIIKDDKGPRGTRIFGPVARELRKDFMKIVSLAPEVL encoded by the coding sequence ATGATTCAACAGGAAACAAGACTCAAGGTTGGCGATAACACCGGCGCTAAAGAACTCCTGTGCATTCGCGTGCTTGGTGGGACGAAGCGTCGTTACGCATCCGTTGGGGATGTCATCGTTTGCTCTGTTAAAGAAGCAACACCCGGTGGCGTGGTCAAGAAAGGCGAAGTGGTTAAAGCTGTCGTCGTTCGCACCAAGCGTGCTGTTAAGCGTGCAGATGGTTCTTATATTCGCTTTAGCGAAAATGCTGCAGTGATTATCAAGGACGATAAAGGCCCCCGCGGTACCCGTATTTTCGGGCCTGTTGCCAGAGAGCTGCGTAAAGACTTTATGAAAATCGTCTCTTTGGCACCCGAAGTGCTTTAA
- the rplX gene encoding 50S ribosomal protein L24, whose amino-acid sequence MRLRKGDEVIVISGKDKGKTGKIIKVLPAKERVIVEGVAVAKRHTKPNQANPQGGIVDKEMPIHVSNVMAYDAKNKKGSRIGYRFDEDGKKVRVLVSTGQEF is encoded by the coding sequence ATGAGATTGAGAAAGGGCGATGAAGTCATCGTCATTTCCGGTAAAGATAAAGGTAAAACCGGTAAGATTATTAAAGTGCTGCCGGCAAAGGAACGCGTCATCGTTGAAGGCGTTGCCGTTGCAAAACGACACACCAAACCGAATCAGGCGAATCCGCAAGGTGGCATTGTTGATAAAGAAATGCCCATTCATGTATCAAATGTGATGGCCTATGATGCCAAAAATAAAAAAGGCTCCCGCATTGGTTACCGTTTTGATGAAGACGGTAAAAAAGTGCGCGTGCTGGTCAGCACCGGTCAAGAATTTTAA
- the rplE gene encoding 50S ribosomal protein L5: protein MARLKDKYMNEIAPALVKEFGYENIMAIPKLDKVVINIGLGEAIANPKALDAAVEDITAIAGQKPVVTRAKKSIAAFKLREDMPIGVKVTLRGDRMYEFIDRLFNIALPRVRDFRGVSPKSFDGRGNYSLGLREQLIFPEIDFDKVDKVRGMQIAFTTTAKTDEEGKALLRALGMPFAG, encoded by the coding sequence ATGGCAAGACTTAAAGATAAGTATATGAACGAGATTGCTCCGGCCTTGGTTAAAGAGTTCGGATATGAAAACATCATGGCCATTCCTAAATTGGACAAAGTGGTCATCAACATCGGGCTGGGTGAAGCCATTGCCAACCCTAAAGCCTTAGATGCAGCGGTTGAAGACATTACCGCTATCGCCGGGCAAAAACCCGTTGTCACACGTGCAAAAAAATCCATCGCAGCTTTTAAACTGCGTGAGGATATGCCGATCGGGGTTAAAGTAACTCTGCGTGGCGACCGCATGTATGAATTTATTGATCGTCTTTTCAACATCGCTTTACCGCGTGTTCGTGACTTCCGTGGCGTATCTCCTAAGAGTTTCGACGGCCGTGGCAATTATTCACTAGGCCTGCGTGAACAGCTGATCTTCCCGGAAATCGATTTCGATAAGGTGGACAAAGTTCGCGGTATGCAAATCGCCTTTACCACCACAGCTAAAACGGATGAAGAAGGCAAGGCGCTTTTACGGGCGCTTGGCATGCCGTTTGCAGGTTAA
- a CDS encoding type Z 30S ribosomal protein S14, with product MAKTSQKVRKAPKYKVREHNRCKVCGRPHGYMRKFGLCRVCFRELASKGELPGVTKSSW from the coding sequence ATGGCAAAGACGTCTCAAAAAGTACGCAAAGCGCCCAAATATAAAGTTCGTGAACACAATCGTTGCAAAGTTTGTGGCCGCCCTCACGGCTATATGCGCAAATTCGGCTTATGCCGGGTCTGCTTCCGTGAACTGGCCAGCAAAGGCGAACTGCCGGGTGTTACGAAATCCAGCTGGTAA
- the rpsH gene encoding 30S ribosomal protein S8 → MVMTDPIADFLTRIRNANMQRHEKVEIPASKVKVSIAEILLEEGFIKNYDVTEDGKQGIVTVTLKYGPEREHVISGLKRISKPGLKVYCKKDNVPRVLGGLGVAVISTSHGIMTDRQARKDGLGGEVLCYIW, encoded by the coding sequence ATGGTAATGACAGATCCCATCGCGGATTTTTTAACCCGTATCCGCAATGCAAATATGCAGCGGCATGAAAAAGTTGAAATTCCCGCTTCTAAGGTCAAGGTATCGATTGCGGAAATCCTTTTAGAAGAAGGGTTTATTAAAAATTATGACGTGACCGAAGATGGCAAGCAAGGCATTGTGACGGTGACCTTGAAATACGGCCCTGAACGTGAACACGTTATCTCCGGTCTCAAGCGCATCTCCAAACCCGGCCTGAAGGTCTATTGCAAAAAAGACAACGTTCCCAGAGTACTCGGGGGCCTTGGTGTGGCGGTAATTTCCACCAGCCACGGCATCATGACCGACCGCCAGGCGCGTAAAGACGGCCTGGGCGGCGAAGTGCTCTGCTACATCTGGTAG
- the rplF gene encoding 50S ribosomal protein L6 → MSRIGKQPVVIPEGVTVDIAEGNVVHAKGPKGELTKTMHPDMILSMENGEITVATPENQEKAYGPLWGLTRSLVNNMVQGVHDGYSKTLILKGVGYRALVNGNKLTLNVGYSHPVEMEAPQGITIEAPEATKVVVSGADKELVGDVAADIRAVRLPEPYKGKGIRYENEHIKLKAGKTGTK, encoded by the coding sequence ATGAGTCGAATTGGTAAACAACCGGTCGTAATCCCGGAAGGGGTTACTGTTGATATCGCTGAGGGTAATGTGGTTCACGCTAAAGGCCCGAAAGGCGAACTGACAAAGACCATGCATCCGGATATGATCCTGAGCATGGAAAACGGTGAAATCACCGTTGCTACACCTGAAAATCAGGAAAAAGCTTATGGACCGCTCTGGGGCCTCACTCGCAGCTTGGTGAACAATATGGTTCAAGGCGTCCATGACGGATACTCTAAGACCTTAATCTTAAAAGGGGTTGGGTATCGCGCCCTGGTCAACGGTAATAAATTAACCTTGAATGTGGGCTACAGCCATCCGGTTGAAATGGAAGCTCCGCAAGGGATCACCATTGAAGCTCCGGAAGCAACAAAAGTTGTCGTCTCCGGTGCAGATAAAGAACTCGTCGGCGATGTGGCCGCTGATATTCGTGCCGTGCGCTTGCCTGAACCTTACAAGGGCAAAGGGATTCGTTACGAAAATGAACATATCAAGCTTAAAGCCGGTAAGACGGGCACCAAGTAA
- the rplR gene encoding 50S ribosomal protein L18: MKKNYDRKAIRNKKHKRMRFHLQGTADRPRLSVFRSARHIYAQIIDDSTGRTLVSASTLKADIEGRKIEQAHEVGLVIGKKALEQGITKVVFDRGGNIYHGRIKALAEGAREAGLEF; encoded by the coding sequence TTGAAGAAAAATTATGATCGCAAAGCGATCCGTAACAAGAAACATAAAAGAATGCGTTTTCATCTCCAAGGCACTGCAGACCGTCCGCGCTTGTCAGTATTTCGCAGCGCCCGTCATATCTACGCACAGATCATTGACGACAGCACAGGCAGAACTTTGGTAAGCGCTTCCACCTTAAAGGCTGATATTGAGGGCCGTAAAATTGAACAGGCTCATGAAGTGGGCTTGGTCATCGGTAAAAAAGCGCTTGAACAAGGCATCACGAAAGTGGTCTTCGACCGTGGCGGCAATATTTATCATGGCCGCATTAAAGCATTGGCAGAAGGCGCGCGTGAAGCCGGACTCGAATTTTAG
- the rpsE gene encoding 30S ribosomal protein S5 codes for MNANELELEERVVTINRVAKVVKGGRRFSFSALVVVGNGAGIVGVGLGKANEVPEAIRKGVEDAKKNLVRIPIVKGDTIPHNAIGRYGAARVMLKPASEGTGVISGGAVRAVAELAGIKNIFAKSLGSDNQINIVRAAVTGLSEMKNIQDVARLRGKRIEEIWS; via the coding sequence ATCAATGCAAATGAGCTCGAACTCGAAGAACGTGTCGTCACCATCAACCGTGTGGCGAAAGTCGTTAAAGGTGGTCGACGCTTCAGCTTCAGCGCCCTCGTTGTTGTTGGCAACGGCGCCGGCATTGTCGGTGTCGGCCTGGGTAAAGCCAACGAAGTGCCGGAAGCCATTCGCAAAGGCGTCGAAGATGCCAAGAAAAATTTGGTTCGCATCCCAATTGTTAAAGGGGATACCATTCCGCACAACGCCATCGGTCGTTACGGTGCAGCGCGCGTCATGCTGAAACCGGCTTCCGAAGGGACCGGGGTTATCTCCGGCGGGGCAGTTCGTGCCGTGGCTGAATTGGCAGGGATTAAGAATATTTTTGCCAAATCTCTGGGCAGCGACAACCAAATCAATATTGTTCGTGCAGCCGTCACCGGTTTGTCCGAAATGAAAAACATTCAAGACGTAGCTCGCCTGCGTGGAAAACGCATCGAAGAAATCTGGAGCTAG
- the rpmD gene encoding 50S ribosomal protein L30, whose translation MANLKITLSKSVIGASATQKKVVKALGLTKTNHFVVRPDVDSVRGMIGKVSHLVTVEEIDA comes from the coding sequence ATGGCCAATTTGAAAATTACCCTGAGCAAGAGCGTTATCGGCGCTTCCGCTACTCAGAAAAAAGTTGTCAAAGCGCTCGGCCTCACCAAGACCAACCACTTTGTCGTTCGTCCCGATGTGGACAGCGTGCGTGGCATGATTGGTAAGGTTAGCCACCTCGTAACTGTAGAAGAAATCGACGCGTAG
- the rplO gene encoding 50S ribosomal protein L15 — translation MKLHELHPAEGSRHRLKRKGRGIGSGLGKTSGKGHKGQKARSGGGKGPYFEGGQTPLQRRLPKRGFSNYPFRVRYSVISLSDLTRFEAGSVVTPDALIDCGLVKQMENGGVKVLANGEIDRALTVKANAFSAKAKEAIEAAGGKAEVIE, via the coding sequence GTGAAATTACACGAATTACATCCTGCCGAAGGCAGCCGTCATAGATTAAAACGTAAAGGTCGCGGGATCGGTTCCGGTCTCGGCAAAACCTCGGGCAAGGGCCATAAAGGTCAAAAAGCTCGGTCTGGCGGCGGTAAAGGCCCCTACTTTGAAGGTGGTCAAACCCCGTTGCAACGTCGTCTGCCGAAACGTGGTTTTTCAAACTACCCCTTCCGTGTTCGTTATTCCGTTATCTCACTGTCCGACTTAACGCGCTTTGAAGCCGGCTCCGTCGTGACTCCGGATGCGTTGATTGACTGTGGACTAGTGAAACAAATGGAAAACGGAGGTGTAAAAGTCTTAGCCAACGGCGAAATCGATCGCGCTTTAACGGTGAAAGCCAATGCTTTCAGTGCAAAAGCCAAAGAAGCCATTGAGGCAGCCGGCGGTAAAGCCGAGGTGATTGAATAA